A region from the Corallococcus silvisoli genome encodes:
- the traB gene encoding outer membrane exchange protein TraB, with protein sequence MKPSRTPLLALLLALGLSAAASAAPDPRFNIQVFRPSGAPQDLVMVTQSRPLSHLSVAAGPYFSYSLNPLSLVPKDGDLGSISLVGNRLQLDVMAAVGLFDWAEVGVDMPLVLLQGGQNLEVIGTEGAVQSFALGDLRLTGKVAIPGLRRPAEGHGWGAALTLNVSFPTGVQDAFAGDGELTWAPGLVLDYRFESGILLAFNGGFWKRPDRIFSGVRLGDMAPFGLGTEVPLLRGSGITALGMVNGAFGLKKEPGQERQIPAELLIGLRWYSSLGVTFTFGGGLGCGCSLASPNLSFFTSIIWVPAKTREWEAIERFKDPQPPPPPPPPPVDPDGDGVIGEKDRCPDVAGPVENSGCPDIDTDSDGVVDRIDKCPDVPMGKRGRDGCPLARTSGNKIVILEQVNFATDQDVILSESYPVLEEVARVMEVNPAMDRILIEGHTDSRASDQYNLELSKRRAASVKRFLIESGVAAERVCSQGFGRSMPVADNASEEGMALNRRVEFTIQPPSDGPRPPCPDDAEAASKKGRGKRPAPPKTPAPKN encoded by the coding sequence ATGAAGCCCTCCCGCACGCCGCTCCTCGCGCTCCTGCTCGCCCTGGGCCTGTCCGCCGCCGCCAGCGCCGCGCCGGATCCGCGCTTCAACATCCAGGTCTTCCGCCCCTCCGGAGCGCCGCAGGACCTGGTGATGGTCACCCAGTCCCGGCCCCTGTCGCACCTGTCCGTCGCCGCCGGGCCCTACTTCAGCTACTCCCTCAACCCGCTCTCGCTCGTCCCCAAGGACGGAGACCTGGGCTCCATCAGCCTCGTGGGCAACCGGCTCCAGCTGGACGTCATGGCCGCGGTGGGCCTCTTCGACTGGGCCGAGGTGGGCGTGGACATGCCCCTCGTGCTCCTCCAGGGCGGCCAGAACCTGGAGGTCATCGGCACGGAGGGCGCCGTCCAGAGCTTCGCCCTGGGCGACCTGCGCCTCACCGGCAAGGTGGCCATCCCCGGCCTGCGCCGCCCCGCGGAGGGCCATGGCTGGGGCGCCGCGCTCACGCTCAACGTCAGCTTCCCCACCGGCGTGCAGGATGCCTTCGCGGGCGACGGCGAGCTCACCTGGGCGCCGGGCCTGGTGCTCGACTACCGCTTCGAGTCCGGCATCCTCCTGGCCTTCAACGGCGGCTTCTGGAAGCGGCCGGACCGCATCTTCAGCGGCGTGCGCCTGGGGGACATGGCGCCCTTCGGCCTGGGCACCGAGGTGCCCCTCTTGCGCGGCAGCGGCATCACCGCGCTCGGCATGGTCAACGGCGCCTTCGGCCTCAAGAAGGAGCCCGGCCAGGAGCGGCAGATCCCCGCGGAGCTGCTCATCGGCCTGCGCTGGTACAGCTCCCTGGGCGTCACCTTCACCTTCGGCGGCGGCCTGGGCTGCGGCTGCTCCCTGGCGTCGCCGAACCTGAGCTTCTTCACGTCCATCATCTGGGTGCCCGCCAAGACGCGCGAGTGGGAGGCCATCGAGCGCTTCAAGGATCCGCAGCCTCCGCCTCCGCCGCCCCCGCCGCCCGTGGACCCCGACGGCGACGGCGTCATTGGCGAGAAGGACCGCTGCCCGGACGTCGCGGGCCCGGTGGAGAACAGCGGCTGCCCGGACATCGACACGGACTCCGACGGCGTGGTGGACCGCATCGACAAGTGCCCGGACGTCCCCATGGGCAAGCGCGGCCGTGACGGCTGTCCGCTCGCGCGCACGTCCGGCAACAAGATCGTCATCCTGGAGCAGGTGAACTTCGCCACCGACCAGGACGTCATCCTCTCCGAGTCCTACCCCGTCCTGGAGGAGGTCGCCCGGGTGATGGAGGTGAACCCGGCGATGGATCGCATCCTCATCGAGGGCCACACCGACTCGCGCGCCAGCGACCAGTACAACCTGGAGCTGTCCAAGCGCCGCGCCGCCAGCGTGAAGCGCTTCCTCATCGAGAGCGGCGTCGCCGCGGAGCGCGTGTGCTCGCAGGGCTTCGGGCGCAGCATGCCGGTGGCGGACAACGCCTCCGAGGAGGGCATGGCCCTCAACCGCCGCGTCGAGTTCACCATCCAGCCGCCGTCCGACGGCCCGCGCCCGCCCTGCCCGGATGACGCGGAGGCCGCCTCCAAGAAGGGCCGCGGCAAGCGCCCGGCGCCCCCCAAGACGCCCGCGCCGAAGAATTAG
- a CDS encoding Ig-like domain-containing protein — protein MKTSRPFSFSLLGLLSLGVLGACGPSPTTITLEPPELRYLRTQGQNLPLNYTVLDADGRKMMDARLRWTSSAPEVASVQEDGTVVARKSGKTIIGVQGGRAKAALPLDLTILASLDVRAPGADFVEVGRTIKLRVVARNEAGHVIADAAPLFRSSNDEVARVENGELIAASAGVATVTATLGHLNRAIAVQVVPPDFSRLGLNLTSYTFKKKGQSVMVQAKAYNRNGVALDRVPLEWFSSNSAVVTVSPEGRVTAVGPGRAVVSVVAGRRRTAADFIVE, from the coding sequence GTGAAGACCTCACGTCCCTTCTCCTTTTCCCTGTTGGGTCTCCTCTCGCTGGGCGTGCTCGGCGCGTGTGGCCCGTCGCCCACGACCATCACGCTGGAGCCGCCCGAGCTGCGCTACCTGCGCACGCAGGGGCAGAACCTTCCGCTGAACTACACGGTGCTGGACGCGGATGGACGCAAGATGATGGACGCGCGGCTGCGCTGGACCAGCTCCGCGCCGGAGGTGGCCTCCGTGCAGGAGGACGGCACGGTGGTGGCGCGCAAGTCCGGGAAGACCATCATCGGCGTGCAGGGCGGGCGGGCGAAGGCGGCGCTGCCGTTGGACCTCACCATCCTCGCCTCGCTGGACGTGCGCGCGCCGGGCGCGGACTTCGTGGAGGTGGGGCGCACCATCAAGCTGCGCGTGGTGGCGCGAAACGAGGCGGGCCACGTCATCGCGGACGCCGCGCCCCTCTTCCGCTCCAGCAACGACGAGGTGGCGCGCGTGGAGAACGGCGAGCTCATCGCCGCGTCGGCGGGCGTGGCCACCGTCACCGCGACGCTGGGACACCTGAACCGCGCCATCGCCGTGCAGGTGGTGCCGCCGGACTTCTCCCGCCTGGGCCTGAACCTCACCTCGTACACCTTCAAGAAGAAGGGCCAGTCGGTGATGGTCCAGGCGAAGGCGTACAACCGCAACGGCGTGGCGTTGGACCGCGTGCCGCTGGAGTGGTTCAGCTCGAACTCGGCCGTGGTGACGGTGTCGCCCGAGGGCCGCGTGACGGCCGTGGGCCCGGGCCGCGCGGTGGTGTCGGTGGTGGCCGGCCGGCGCCGCACCGCCGCGGACTTCATCGTCGAGTAG